In Anaerobacillus isosaccharinicus, one genomic interval encodes:
- the fabG gene encoding 3-oxoacyl-ACP reductase FabG, whose product MRLRDKVAIVTGGGNGIGRETVLTFVKEGAKVVIADFDEVAGEKVLNEVRSLGGDAIFLKVNVADQESVTKLVDKTLETYSTVNILVNNAGITADAMTHKMTPEAWQRVIDVNLTGVFYCTQAVIGKMVEQGHGKIVNTSSVSGVYGNVGQANYAATKAGVVGMTKTWAKEYGGKGINVNAVAPGFIETGMVEKVPGKVIEKMIATIPLKRLGNPADIANAYLYLASDESNYVNGTVLHVDGGIMM is encoded by the coding sequence ATGCGTTTAAGAGATAAAGTTGCAATCGTGACAGGTGGAGGGAATGGAATTGGTAGAGAGACGGTTTTGACCTTTGTGAAAGAAGGTGCAAAGGTGGTCATTGCCGATTTTGATGAAGTAGCAGGCGAAAAGGTTCTTAACGAAGTAAGGTCCCTTGGTGGAGATGCTATCTTTTTGAAGGTGAATGTTGCGGATCAAGAGAGTGTGACAAAATTAGTTGATAAAACTTTAGAGACGTATAGCACAGTAAATATATTGGTGAACAACGCCGGAATTACAGCTGATGCGATGACACACAAGATGACACCTGAAGCATGGCAAAGAGTTATCGATGTAAATTTAACTGGTGTTTTTTATTGTACACAGGCAGTAATCGGTAAGATGGTCGAGCAGGGGCATGGAAAGATTGTTAATACCTCTAGTGTCTCTGGGGTTTATGGAAATGTAGGTCAAGCAAACTATGCAGCAACAAAAGCAGGTGTAGTTGGGATGACAAAAACGTGGGCGAAAGAGTATGGTGGCAAGGGAATAAATGTGAATGCAGTAGCGCCTGGTTTTATTGAAACGGGAATGGTAGAAAAGGTGCCTGGTAAAGTAATCGAAAAAATGATAGCAACGATCCCTTTAAAACGTCTAGGTAATCCTGCTGATATTGCAAATGCATACCTGTATTTGGCATCAGATGAATCTAATTATGTAAATGGTACCGTTCTTCACGTTGATGGTGGCATCATGATGTAA
- a CDS encoding acyl-CoA synthetase, whose protein sequence is MSWDTDWLKKRARITPDRVAVVDGETRERWTYHNLHDRAERLASYLLEIGVTKGERVALISPNNIWYFDLMFACTKLGAIFVPINWRLSKNEIYYILEDCQPKLIAYHDKFKPLLSSRYRGSLLNINQQHEILLKKTSLQHYFVDVDETDPLAIIYTGGTTGKPKGAVLTHQSIFHNAINTITSWNLTGDDTTVTYLPMFHTGGLNALSIPLLHIGGKVVIDDKFEVQRIIKVINEERCTILLLVPTMYHVLTETELFQKTSFPSMHTFLSGGAPCSYRIYDAFAKKGLAFKEGYGLTEAGPNNFYINPNDVMKKRGSVGKPMLYNNVKIIDHNGDEVRCSEVGEIVISGHHLFAYYWNNPTVTAETKKNGWLYTGDLGRFDEDGYFYIVGRKKDMIITGGENVFPLEVEHIIAEHEMVAEVAVVGISDEKWGEVVTAFIVPKEGVSLMKEEIELYCKAYLGSYKVPKIIRFVSHLPKTAVGKIDKKQLVEMVL, encoded by the coding sequence ATGAGCTGGGATACAGATTGGTTAAAAAAGCGAGCTCGGATTACTCCAGACCGAGTTGCAGTTGTTGATGGAGAAACACGGGAGCGGTGGACTTATCATAATTTACATGATCGAGCAGAACGATTAGCGTCTTATTTGCTAGAGATTGGCGTTACCAAAGGAGAACGAGTCGCCCTTATATCTCCAAATAATATTTGGTATTTCGATTTAATGTTTGCGTGCACCAAACTAGGAGCGATCTTCGTTCCAATCAACTGGAGATTATCTAAAAATGAAATTTACTATATCCTAGAGGACTGTCAGCCAAAACTAATCGCTTATCATGACAAATTCAAACCTTTACTTTCAAGTAGGTATCGAGGATCGTTATTAAATATAAATCAACAGCATGAAATATTATTAAAAAAGACGTCTTTGCAGCACTATTTTGTAGATGTGGATGAAACAGATCCTCTTGCAATTATTTATACCGGTGGAACAACAGGGAAACCAAAAGGAGCCGTTCTTACGCATCAGTCTATTTTCCATAACGCGATAAATACGATCACTAGTTGGAATTTAACTGGTGATGATACGACCGTAACATATTTACCGATGTTTCATACAGGTGGGTTAAACGCCTTATCGATTCCGTTACTGCACATTGGTGGTAAAGTGGTCATCGACGATAAATTCGAAGTACAGCGTATCATAAAAGTTATCAATGAAGAACGATGTACAATTCTTCTGTTAGTTCCAACCATGTACCATGTTCTTACGGAAACAGAATTGTTTCAGAAGACGTCATTTCCTTCAATGCATACTTTTTTATCTGGTGGAGCGCCTTGTTCCTATCGGATTTATGATGCTTTTGCAAAGAAAGGATTAGCATTTAAAGAAGGTTACGGGTTAACGGAAGCAGGACCTAATAATTTTTATATTAATCCAAATGATGTCATGAAAAAACGCGGTTCCGTTGGGAAGCCGATGCTTTATAATAATGTGAAAATTATTGATCATAACGGGGATGAAGTTCGTTGTAGTGAAGTTGGTGAAATTGTCATCAGTGGTCACCACCTTTTTGCTTATTATTGGAACAATCCAACTGTAACTGCCGAAACAAAAAAGAATGGTTGGCTGTACACAGGGGACTTAGGTAGGTTTGACGAAGATGGCTATTTCTATATCGTTGGTCGAAAAAAAGACATGATTATTACAGGTGGTGAAAATGTCTTCCCTTTGGAAGTCGAACATATCATTGCAGAACATGAGATGGTTGCTGAAGTCGCCGTTGTGGGAATTAGCGATGAGAAGTGGGGCGAGGTTGTAACAGCCTTTATCGTTCCAAAAGAAGGTGTCTCTTTAATGAAAGAAGAAATAGAACTGTATTGTAAAGCATATCTTGGAAGTTATAAAGTGCCGAAAATCATTCGTTTCGTCAGCCATCTGCCGAAAACAGCCGTTGGCAAGATTGATAAAAAGCAGTTAGTAGAAATGGTGTTGTAA
- a CDS encoding 1,4-dihydroxy-6-naphthoate synthase yields the protein MKIVFSPCPNDTFIFHALVHGLVPGAPTFDVTYADIDITNKLAVHSDGPDIMKISYAALPWASSDYALLPCGGALGRGCGPLVLTKDHSTAPATLTGKRVAVPSERSTAYLLFRLWAAQQVPGGVGEIVVMPFHEIMPAVRDGSVDAGLVIHEARFTYQTFGLSLLTDLGNWWEEDTNLPIPLGAIIARRSLNLKEIASWIRKSVEHAWAYPKASSDYVMSHAQELSPEVAQAHIDLYVNKFSADLGEDGYAAVFALLSRAAKEGLVPEVDLEALRY from the coding sequence ATGAAAATCGTTTTTTCCCCTTGCCCAAATGATACATTTATTTTTCACGCATTAGTACACGGCTTAGTGCCAGGTGCGCCAACGTTTGATGTTACGTATGCTGATATTGATATTACAAACAAATTAGCTGTTCATTCTGATGGGCCTGACATTATGAAAATCTCTTATGCTGCTCTTCCATGGGCGTCTTCAGATTACGCCTTATTACCATGTGGTGGTGCTCTAGGCAGAGGCTGTGGACCATTAGTTTTAACAAAAGACCATTCCACGGCTCCAGCAACGTTAACAGGAAAAAGGGTGGCTGTTCCTAGTGAGCGCTCCACCGCTTATTTACTATTTCGACTATGGGCAGCCCAGCAAGTACCTGGTGGTGTAGGAGAAATCGTTGTTATGCCATTTCATGAAATTATGCCTGCCGTTCGTGATGGTTCGGTCGATGCTGGTCTTGTTATTCACGAAGCGAGATTTACTTACCAAACATTTGGTTTGTCACTATTAACTGACCTTGGTAATTGGTGGGAAGAAGATACAAATTTACCAATTCCACTTGGAGCTATTATCGCCCGTCGCTCGTTAAACTTAAAGGAAATTGCAAGTTGGATTCGTAAGTCTGTTGAGCATGCTTGGGCTTATCCAAAAGCCTCTAGTGATTATGTAATGTCCCATGCCCAAGAACTATCCCCAGAGGTTGCTCAAGCACATATCGATTTATATGTTAATAAATTCTCTGCTGACTTAGGAGAAGATGGTTATGCTGCGGTCTTTGCTTTATTAAGTCGTGCTGCAAAAGAAGGACTCGTTCCTGAAGTCGATTTAGAGGCACTGCGGTATTAA
- a CDS encoding futalosine hydrolase, whose protein sequence is MHILIMTAVEAEKDAVLRGIKDDHRFDVIAGGVGPVSAAISTTKALLTKKYDLVISAGIGGGFLNQTEIGSIVVATEIIAADLGAETAEGFSSIEQLGFGTSRVSVDQVLSNKLVNALQTAGLCVHTGPVLTLATVTGTKETASQLSTRIPGATVEAMEGFGVALAANDARLPILEIRTISNPVGPRDKGAWKIKEALLALEKASSILVEVL, encoded by the coding sequence ATGCACATATTAATTATGACCGCTGTAGAAGCTGAAAAAGATGCCGTATTGCGAGGCATAAAAGATGACCACAGGTTTGATGTTATCGCAGGTGGCGTAGGGCCAGTATCAGCAGCGATAAGTACGACAAAAGCATTACTAACAAAGAAGTATGACCTTGTGATTAGTGCTGGTATTGGTGGTGGCTTTCTTAACCAAACCGAAATCGGCTCAATTGTAGTAGCTACCGAGATTATTGCCGCTGATCTTGGCGCCGAAACCGCTGAAGGATTCTCTAGTATTGAACAATTAGGATTTGGAACTTCTAGAGTTTCTGTCGATCAAGTTCTTTCAAACAAGCTCGTAAATGCTTTGCAAACAGCGGGGCTTTGTGTACATACTGGCCCAGTCCTTACATTAGCTACGGTAACAGGTACAAAGGAAACTGCTAGCCAATTATCAACACGAATACCAGGAGCAACCGTTGAGGCAATGGAGGGATTTGGAGTAGCTCTTGCTGCTAATGATGCCCGTTTACCCATCTTAGAAATTCGAACAATCTCAAATCCTGTGGGACCACGGGATAAAGGTGCCTGGAAAATTAAAGAGGCTCTTCTTGCTTTGGAAAAAGCAAGTTCAATATTAGTGGAGGTGCTATAA
- a CDS encoding aspartate:alanine exchanger family transporter: protein MTLLDDPLILIFVVLFVGSLIGQLEFKGINLGASGVLLFAMVLGHYGYKIPAIVQNLGLSLFIVAVGLQAGPRFFRMMRSSGLVFAVLGFLIIAIASVTTIFVSKVFNLSAPLSIGLMTGALTSTPGLAAGLEATKDPIVSVGYGIAYPFGVIAVVLFVQLFPKVLKVDLQKDLQKTLSPIKHKSSLKKMTIMIESNNVHKKTLKELQRNIKSSAVISRVIRGDRNFLGRNDTVLLIGDEIIAVGYPEDLIKLRDAIGREVTTDVNIRENIRMHRVVVDAQELIGKSLREINLREKYSVTVTRLERAGYEFPPTATWRLERGDVLTVVCSPERIKAVEELFGTKRHEEANIHIFSISLILLLGILVGMIPIHIPGLGSMTLGVAGGPLLIAIIIGHFGKLGPIQARFYQPSNRVIRDVGLVLFLAGAGTTAGGGLVEVVKQEGVGLIIGGAIITIVPMVTAFFIAKKLFHLSIIHSLGAICGGMTSTPGLGACNNLVDSEDPAIAYAAAYPIALIFVAIASQLLVLIL, encoded by the coding sequence ATGACATTATTAGATGATCCATTAATACTCATTTTTGTCGTTTTATTTGTAGGCTCCCTTATAGGCCAATTAGAATTCAAAGGAATCAATCTAGGGGCATCTGGTGTATTACTTTTTGCCATGGTTTTAGGGCATTACGGATATAAAATACCAGCAATTGTCCAAAATTTAGGGTTAAGTTTGTTTATTGTAGCAGTGGGGTTGCAGGCTGGGCCACGCTTTTTTCGAATGATGCGAAGTAGTGGGTTAGTATTTGCTGTCTTAGGTTTTCTTATTATTGCTATTGCATCTGTTACGACAATTTTTGTTTCAAAAGTATTTAATTTATCTGCTCCTTTAAGTATAGGGCTAATGACAGGAGCTTTAACGAGTACGCCAGGTTTGGCAGCCGGTCTAGAAGCAACGAAGGACCCAATTGTTTCGGTAGGATATGGGATTGCCTATCCTTTTGGAGTTATTGCAGTTGTTTTATTTGTGCAGCTATTCCCAAAAGTGTTGAAAGTAGATTTACAAAAAGATTTGCAAAAAACATTAAGTCCCATTAAACATAAAAGCTCGTTGAAAAAAATGACGATCATGATTGAGAGTAACAATGTTCATAAAAAAACATTAAAGGAGCTCCAACGAAACATCAAAAGTTCAGCAGTGATCAGTCGAGTCATTCGCGGTGATCGAAACTTCTTGGGGAGAAATGACACAGTCCTTTTAATTGGCGACGAAATCATTGCTGTAGGCTACCCTGAAGATTTAATTAAATTAAGGGATGCCATAGGTAGAGAGGTCACAACTGATGTGAATATCCGTGAAAACATTCGGATGCATCGAGTCGTTGTTGATGCCCAAGAACTAATAGGTAAAAGTCTTCGTGAAATCAATTTAAGAGAAAAATACAGTGTCACAGTTACAAGGCTAGAACGAGCTGGTTACGAATTTCCACCGACGGCAACGTGGCGCCTTGAACGCGGGGATGTTTTAACTGTTGTTTGTAGTCCAGAGCGGATTAAAGCGGTAGAAGAATTATTTGGTACGAAACGACATGAAGAAGCAAATATTCATATTTTTTCTATTAGCTTAATCTTGCTACTAGGAATATTGGTTGGAATGATACCTATTCATATTCCAGGCTTAGGTAGTATGACGTTAGGAGTCGCAGGTGGGCCATTATTAATTGCAATTATTATCGGGCATTTTGGCAAGTTAGGTCCAATTCAGGCTAGATTTTACCAACCTTCAAATCGAGTGATCCGTGATGTTGGGTTAGTTTTATTTTTAGCTGGAGCAGGAACAACAGCTGGTGGTGGCTTAGTGGAAGTTGTTAAGCAAGAAGGCGTTGGTTTGATCATAGGAGGAGCAATTATAACAATCGTTCCAATGGTAACCGCTTTTTTCATTGCAAAAAAACTATTTCATCTTAGCATCATTCATTCTCTAGGTGCCATTTGTGGTGGGATGACGAGTACACCAGGGCTAGGGGCTTGTAATAATCTTGTTGATTCCGAAGACCCTGCAATCGCTTATGCTGCAGCGTACCCAATCGCATTAATCTTTGTCGCGATTGCGTCTCAATTATTAGTGCTTATCTTATAA
- a CDS encoding retropepsin-like aspartic protease — protein sequence MKIKYKYGLLLVDIRLTFKGKSVVIENMVVDTGAARTLISQNVVEEIGLGVDLQDRIVTYYGIGGKEHAFRKRVDQIQVGDFTVNEVELDFNDFGYDDINGLLGLDLLMEAGYIIDLAQLQMNISN from the coding sequence ATGAAAATCAAATATAAATATGGATTACTCTTAGTAGATATTCGTTTGACATTCAAAGGAAAGAGCGTAGTAATTGAAAATATGGTGGTAGATACAGGTGCAGCTAGAACACTTATTTCACAGAATGTTGTAGAAGAAATTGGTCTGGGAGTGGATTTGCAGGATAGAATTGTCACATATTATGGAATTGGTGGTAAAGAACACGCATTTAGGAAACGAGTAGACCAGATTCAGGTTGGTGACTTTACAGTAAATGAAGTGGAGTTAGATTTTAATGATTTCGGATATGATGATATCAATGGTTTACTTGGGTTAGATTTGTTAATGGAAGCAGGTTATATTATTGATTTGGCACAACTACAAATGAATATTAGCAACTAA
- a CDS encoding CidA/LrgA family protein, whose amino-acid sequence MKKTLIIVIQLFFLWLLNELGYFLVKALNLPLPGNVLGMVMLFILLMTGVVSLKWVEEASSFLIKHLAFFFIPIAVGLMNFGPLFLQNGISLLLVIAGSAAIGIYITGAVSQTLAEKKVGANHDRSRNSA is encoded by the coding sequence ATGAAAAAAACGCTTATTATTGTTATTCAATTATTTTTTCTATGGCTCTTAAATGAGCTGGGTTATTTCTTGGTTAAAGCTCTTAATCTACCTTTACCAGGAAATGTCCTTGGAATGGTTATGTTGTTCATCCTCTTAATGACTGGGGTTGTTTCACTAAAGTGGGTTGAGGAAGCATCGTCATTTTTGATTAAGCACTTAGCTTTTTTCTTTATTCCAATTGCAGTAGGGCTGATGAATTTTGGGCCGCTATTTTTACAAAATGGCATATCTCTTCTGTTAGTCATCGCAGGTAGCGCTGCCATAGGAATTTATATAACGGGAGCTGTCTCTCAGACATTAGCTGAAAAGAAAGTAGGTGCTAATCATGATCGTTCTCGTAACTCTGCTTAG
- a CDS encoding LrgB family protein — MIVLVTLLSIAITVGAYLLSRVVGKRYPSPFTTPVFFSTAIIIIILLTFGFTFEDYTMAKDIMTFLLGPATVALAVPFYKNREIIKKHSGPAIVGIVFGTISTIIGAVLLAKLLTLSNEILASVSVKSVTVPVAIEISNIIGGDPALTAAFVVATGIIGTMLGPSLMNLTNIDHPLSRGLALGTISHGQGTAQAATEGELQGAIAGVAMGLAAIFTAIAAPIIVPFFI; from the coding sequence ATGATCGTTCTCGTAACTCTGCTTAGTATTGCAATTACAGTGGGTGCTTATTTGCTATCAAGGGTAGTTGGAAAACGATACCCGTCACCTTTTACTACACCTGTTTTTTTCAGTACAGCGATTATTATTATTATTTTATTAACATTCGGTTTTACATTTGAAGATTATACAATGGCAAAAGATATTATGACGTTCTTATTAGGTCCAGCTACAGTGGCATTAGCGGTCCCATTTTATAAAAACCGCGAAATTATAAAAAAACATAGTGGACCAGCTATAGTTGGTATAGTCTTTGGTACAATATCAACGATCATCGGGGCAGTTTTACTTGCAAAATTATTAACACTGTCTAATGAAATCTTAGCATCTGTCAGCGTAAAATCCGTAACAGTTCCTGTCGCTATTGAAATCTCAAATATTATTGGCGGAGACCCTGCGTTAACAGCAGCCTTTGTTGTTGCAACAGGGATTATTGGGACAATGCTTGGACCATCGTTAATGAATTTAACGAACATTGATCATCCTCTTTCAAGAGGACTAGCCCTTGGTACAATTTCTCACGGACAAGGTACAGCCCAAGCTGCTACAGAAGGTGAACTTCAAGGAGCTATCGCTGGTGTAGCCATGGGGTTGGCTGCTATTTTTACAGCGATAGCAGCACCGATAATTGTTCCTTTTTTTATTTAA
- the thiC gene encoding phosphomethylpyrimidine synthase ThiC, whose product MQKEMSIELKSQFAASKKVYVEGSRKDLKVPMREIELTATTGIAGERENPPVRVYDTSGPYTDANYEVDVRQGLPRIRENWILERNDVEEYEGREIKPEDNGFKSDDPRANLEWFPNRVSKPLRAKEGQCVTQMHYARKGIITPEMEYVAIRENMEPQFVRDEIARGRAIIPNNINHPESEPMIIGRNFHVKINANIGNSAVTSSIEEEVEKMTWATRWGTDTIMDLSTGKNIHTTREWIIRNSPVPVGTVPIYQALEKVNGIAENLTWEVYRDTLIEQAEQGVDYFTIHAGVLLRYIPMTVNRMTGIVSRGGSILAQWCLAHHEENFLYTNFEEICTILKAYDIAVSLGDGLRPGSIADANDEAQFAELETLGELTEIAWKHDVQVIIEGPGHVPMHKIKENMDKQLEICKEAPFYTLGPLTTDIAPGYDHITSAIGAAMIGWYGTAMLCYVTPKEHLGLPNKNDVREGVITYKIAAHAADLAKGHPGAQLRDDALSKARFEFRWHDQFNLSLDPERAREFHDETLPVEGAKTAHFCSMCGPKFCSMRISHDIRNTASEQGKSEVEIIDEGMKQKAEEFVRDGAKIYK is encoded by the coding sequence ATGCAAAAAGAAATGTCAATTGAGTTAAAGTCACAGTTTGCTGCTAGTAAGAAGGTTTATGTAGAGGGGTCTAGGAAAGACCTGAAAGTTCCAATGCGAGAGATCGAATTAACAGCAACAACAGGAATTGCGGGTGAAAGGGAAAATCCACCTGTACGCGTTTATGATACGAGTGGACCTTATACAGATGCTAATTATGAAGTAGATGTTCGCCAAGGGCTTCCGAGAATTAGAGAGAACTGGATTTTAGAACGAAATGATGTTGAGGAATATGAAGGAAGAGAAATCAAACCTGAAGACAATGGCTTTAAGAGTGATGATCCTCGTGCGAATCTAGAGTGGTTCCCAAATAGAGTGAGTAAACCACTTCGTGCCAAAGAAGGCCAATGTGTCACGCAAATGCATTATGCACGTAAAGGCATCATTACTCCTGAAATGGAATATGTAGCCATTCGGGAAAATATGGAGCCACAATTCGTTCGCGATGAAATTGCTCGTGGGCGCGCGATTATACCGAATAATATTAATCACCCAGAAAGTGAGCCAATGATTATCGGACGCAACTTCCATGTGAAAATAAATGCCAACATAGGGAACTCGGCGGTAACTTCCTCTATTGAAGAAGAAGTTGAGAAAATGACATGGGCTACTCGGTGGGGGACAGATACAATTATGGATTTATCAACAGGGAAGAATATTCATACGACAAGGGAATGGATTATTCGTAATTCACCAGTTCCTGTTGGAACAGTTCCAATTTATCAAGCGTTAGAAAAGGTAAATGGAATTGCCGAAAATTTGACGTGGGAAGTTTATCGTGACACATTAATCGAGCAAGCAGAGCAAGGTGTCGATTACTTTACCATCCATGCGGGTGTATTACTTCGATACATACCGATGACGGTAAATCGAATGACTGGAATTGTTTCTCGTGGTGGCTCTATTTTAGCGCAATGGTGTTTAGCCCATCATGAAGAAAATTTTCTTTATACAAATTTTGAAGAAATTTGCACGATCTTAAAAGCTTACGATATTGCTGTATCATTAGGTGATGGTTTACGACCAGGCTCAATCGCTGATGCTAATGATGAAGCTCAGTTTGCAGAGTTAGAAACATTAGGAGAATTAACGGAAATTGCATGGAAGCATGATGTTCAAGTCATCATCGAAGGACCAGGGCATGTGCCTATGCATAAAATAAAGGAAAATATGGATAAGCAACTTGAAATTTGTAAGGAAGCACCCTTTTACACGTTAGGCCCACTAACAACGGACATTGCACCAGGCTACGATCATATTACCTCTGCAATTGGAGCAGCAATGATCGGCTGGTATGGAACAGCGATGTTATGCTATGTCACACCGAAGGAGCATTTAGGTCTACCAAATAAAAATGATGTTCGTGAAGGTGTAATTACTTATAAAATTGCAGCACATGCTGCGGATTTAGCAAAAGGTCATCCTGGTGCACAACTCCGTGATGATGCTTTATCAAAAGCTCGTTTTGAGTTCCGTTGGCATGATCAATTCAACCTTTCCCTTGATCCAGAGCGAGCAAGAGAATTTCATGATGAAACACTACCAGTAGAGGGCGCGAAAACGGCTCACTTTTGTTCAATGTGTGGGCCAAAATTTTGTTCAATGAGAATTTCACATGATATTCGAAATACGGCTAGTGAACAAGGGAAATCGGAAGTAGAAATAATTGATGAAGGTATGAAGCAAAAAGCGGAGGAGTTTGTTCGTGATGGAGCAAAAATCTATAAATGA
- the cbiQ gene encoding cobalt ECF transporter T component CbiQ: MAKSQGDIQSNLEGITRWALSWEARSKLIAVVFFIFGVISLKTTSFAFLAFAIAIIGSLAMGLSIVLLLKRYLIIFPFLLLMTVPLIIGGGFPIEVDRISFAALIFLKAITCMTVMTILLHTQTVDDFMDSLAHLKVPPIVITILLLSYRYVFLFFDDIQKMQLAARARFFSGGISIRNLKVYGQLTGGLLIKSLDRAENVYNAMTARCFNGTIRFREKRELNRWDVLKTFIPFFLIVTLIAIEKVYI, encoded by the coding sequence ATGGCCAAATCACAAGGGGATATTCAGTCTAATTTAGAAGGCATCACCAGATGGGCGCTCTCATGGGAGGCGAGGTCAAAATTAATAGCCGTAGTTTTCTTTATTTTTGGTGTGATTAGTTTAAAAACGACTTCTTTTGCTTTTCTCGCTTTTGCTATTGCTATAATCGGCTCCCTTGCCATGGGATTATCGATTGTTCTATTACTTAAAAGGTACTTAATCATCTTTCCATTTCTACTATTAATGACCGTCCCATTAATCATAGGTGGAGGTTTCCCTATTGAAGTTGATAGAATCTCTTTTGCAGCACTCATCTTCTTAAAAGCAATTACATGTATGACAGTGATGACAATTTTGCTCCATACACAAACTGTCGATGATTTTATGGATAGCCTTGCACACCTGAAAGTACCTCCAATCGTTATTACTATTTTGCTACTATCATATCGTTATGTATTTTTATTTTTTGATGACATTCAAAAAATGCAATTAGCAGCAAGAGCTCGGTTTTTTTCTGGAGGTATCTCTATCAGAAATTTAAAAGTATATGGACAACTTACAGGAGGACTTTTAATTAAATCACTAGATCGGGCTGAAAATGTTTATAACGCAATGACAGCTCGCTGTTTTAATGGGACGATCAGATTTCGTGAAAAACGCGAACTTAACCGATGGGATGTTTTAAAGACGTTTATTCCATTTTTCCTTATCGTTACACTAATTGCAATCGAAAAGGTATACATTTAG
- a CDS encoding DUF4198 domain-containing protein has protein sequence MKKTIALTIFILLLLITPKAFAHELFIQVKKDDVSNELQAEVLWGHLRDFLDQANHENYELYVRYPNGETEQLELEKIGVQARAYLNASEKGEYVFWANRVPSTYTPEDDVTRLSVQMAKAIYQVGSGNLTANQPVGLSLEIVPEASLANFKTGKVKGSVLLDGEPLSGATLTAYGPEGELLEEVSSDDGTFEFNLQSNGEWLMKATFQTEESGKLEDTEYELIGQTTTLLVDTTSTSSSYNNLNSTNPLTMIAVFFIGLLLGAAITFVSVKKK, from the coding sequence ATGAAAAAGACAATTGCATTAACGATCTTTATATTACTATTGCTCATCACACCAAAAGCATTTGCCCATGAACTTTTTATTCAAGTTAAAAAAGATGACGTAAGTAACGAACTCCAAGCGGAGGTATTGTGGGGGCATTTACGTGATTTTTTAGATCAAGCAAACCATGAGAATTACGAATTATACGTACGCTACCCTAATGGAGAAACTGAACAACTCGAACTTGAAAAAATCGGTGTCCAAGCAAGGGCCTATCTAAATGCAAGTGAAAAAGGAGAATATGTATTTTGGGCAAATCGGGTGCCAAGTACATATACTCCAGAAGATGATGTAACTAGATTAAGTGTACAAATGGCAAAAGCAATCTATCAAGTAGGAAGTGGTAACCTGACTGCAAATCAGCCAGTTGGTTTATCTTTAGAAATCGTTCCAGAGGCTAGTTTAGCTAATTTTAAGACTGGTAAAGTAAAAGGTAGTGTCCTACTAGACGGCGAACCACTGTCAGGCGCTACTTTAACTGCATATGGTCCAGAGGGGGAGCTTCTAGAAGAGGTTTCGTCCGATGACGGCACCTTTGAATTTAACCTTCAGTCAAATGGAGAATGGTTAATGAAAGCAACCTTTCAAACAGAAGAAAGCGGAAAGCTTGAAGATACAGAATATGAATTAATAGGTCAAACTACCACTCTATTAGTTGATACTACATCCACTTCTTCTTCGTATAACAACCTAAATAGTACAAATCCATTGACGATGATCGCTGTTTTTTTTATCGGATTGTTGTTAGGTGCCGCCATAACATTTGTTAGCGTAAAAAAGAAGTAA